From the genome of Biomphalaria glabrata chromosome 1, xgBioGlab47.1, whole genome shotgun sequence, one region includes:
- the LOC106072354 gene encoding uncharacterized protein LOC106072354 isoform X1, with protein sequence MKFTSDCRPTLFIVHLCLTLIVLVQGKYTDDKDWLSKVVNSLSLDETDRHSAGGIDASEVDAYMTPEHQNDPTEFPSEFLKPKRIGFGGLLCCNHPPTRPPSHKRDSLNDVYAVKSQLLASIFKDIVESSVNKENKFLKSYRLSSEEVRPWKTSYTLDDDETLFKRGVKVMKGGLGDINTSR encoded by the exons ATGAAATTCACAAGTGACTGCAGGCCTACCCTCTTCATTGTTCATCTGTGTTTAACGTTGATAGTTCTAGTACAGGGAAAATACACAG ATGATAAAGATTGGCTGAGCAAGgttgtcaactctctatctCTAGATGAGACTGACAGACACTCTGCTGGAGGGATAGATGCGAGTGAAGTCGATGCTTACATGACGCCTGAACACCAGAATG ACCCTACTGAATTCCCATCTGAATTCCTAAAACCTAAAAGAATAGGATTTG GTGGTCTACTTTGTTGCAATCACCCGCCAAC ACGACCACCTTCGCATAAAAGAGATTCTTTAAACG ATGTCTATGCGGTCAAGAGTCAGCTTTTAGCGTCTATCTTCAAGGATATTGTTGAATCATCAgtaaacaaggaaaataaatttCTCAAAAGCTACAG ATTATCTTCTGAAGAAGTTAGGCCTTGGAAGACAAGCTACACGCTAGATGATGATGAGACCTTGTTTAAACGAGGGGTGAAGG
- the LOC106072354 gene encoding uncharacterized protein LOC106072354 isoform X3 has product MKFTSDCRPTLFIVHLCLTLIVLVQGKYTDDKDWLSKVVNSLSLDETDRHSAGGIDASEVDAYMTPEHQNDPTEFPSEFLKPKRIGFGGLLCCNHPPTRPPSHKRDSLNDVYAVKSQLLASIFKDIVESSVNKENKFLKSYRLSSEEVRPWKTSYTLDDDETLFKRGVKGELRNQSTNSSQ; this is encoded by the exons ATGAAATTCACAAGTGACTGCAGGCCTACCCTCTTCATTGTTCATCTGTGTTTAACGTTGATAGTTCTAGTACAGGGAAAATACACAG ATGATAAAGATTGGCTGAGCAAGgttgtcaactctctatctCTAGATGAGACTGACAGACACTCTGCTGGAGGGATAGATGCGAGTGAAGTCGATGCTTACATGACGCCTGAACACCAGAATG ACCCTACTGAATTCCCATCTGAATTCCTAAAACCTAAAAGAATAGGATTTG GTGGTCTACTTTGTTGCAATCACCCGCCAAC ACGACCACCTTCGCATAAAAGAGATTCTTTAAACG ATGTCTATGCGGTCAAGAGTCAGCTTTTAGCGTCTATCTTCAAGGATATTGTTGAATCATCAgtaaacaaggaaaataaatttCTCAAAAGCTACAG ATTATCTTCTGAAGAAGTTAGGCCTTGGAAGACAAGCTACACGCTAGATGATGATGAGACCTTGTTTAAACGAGGGGTGAAGG
- the LOC106072354 gene encoding uncharacterized protein LOC106072354 isoform X4: protein MKFTSDCRPTLFIVHLCLTLIVLVQGKYTDDKDWLSKVVNSLSLDETDRHSAGGIDASEVDAYMTPEHQNDPTEFPSEFLKPKRIGFGGLLCCNHPPTRPPSHKRDSLNDVYAVKSQLLASIFKDIVESSVNKENKFLKSYRLSSEEVRPWKTSYTLDDDETLFKRGVKAGDEHPVM, encoded by the exons ATGAAATTCACAAGTGACTGCAGGCCTACCCTCTTCATTGTTCATCTGTGTTTAACGTTGATAGTTCTAGTACAGGGAAAATACACAG ATGATAAAGATTGGCTGAGCAAGgttgtcaactctctatctCTAGATGAGACTGACAGACACTCTGCTGGAGGGATAGATGCGAGTGAAGTCGATGCTTACATGACGCCTGAACACCAGAATG ACCCTACTGAATTCCCATCTGAATTCCTAAAACCTAAAAGAATAGGATTTG GTGGTCTACTTTGTTGCAATCACCCGCCAAC ACGACCACCTTCGCATAAAAGAGATTCTTTAAACG ATGTCTATGCGGTCAAGAGTCAGCTTTTAGCGTCTATCTTCAAGGATATTGTTGAATCATCAgtaaacaaggaaaataaatttCTCAAAAGCTACAG ATTATCTTCTGAAGAAGTTAGGCCTTGGAAGACAAGCTACACGCTAGATGATGATGAGACCTTGTTTAAACGAGGGGTGAAGG
- the LOC106072354 gene encoding uncharacterized protein LOC106072354 isoform X2 has protein sequence MKFTSDCRPTLFIVHLCLTLIVLVQGKYTDDKDWLSKVVNSLSLDETDRHSAGGIDASEVDAYMTPEHQNDPTEFPSEFLKPKRIGFGGLLCCNHPPTRPPSHKRDSLNDVYAVKSQLLASIFKDIVESSVNKENKFLKSYRLSSEEVRPWKTSYTLDDDETLFKRGVKVMKGGLGDINTR, from the exons ATGAAATTCACAAGTGACTGCAGGCCTACCCTCTTCATTGTTCATCTGTGTTTAACGTTGATAGTTCTAGTACAGGGAAAATACACAG ATGATAAAGATTGGCTGAGCAAGgttgtcaactctctatctCTAGATGAGACTGACAGACACTCTGCTGGAGGGATAGATGCGAGTGAAGTCGATGCTTACATGACGCCTGAACACCAGAATG ACCCTACTGAATTCCCATCTGAATTCCTAAAACCTAAAAGAATAGGATTTG GTGGTCTACTTTGTTGCAATCACCCGCCAAC ACGACCACCTTCGCATAAAAGAGATTCTTTAAACG ATGTCTATGCGGTCAAGAGTCAGCTTTTAGCGTCTATCTTCAAGGATATTGTTGAATCATCAgtaaacaaggaaaataaatttCTCAAAAGCTACAG ATTATCTTCTGAAGAAGTTAGGCCTTGGAAGACAAGCTACACGCTAGATGATGATGAGACCTTGTTTAAACGAGGGGTGAAGG
- the LOC106072354 gene encoding uncharacterized protein LOC106072354 isoform X5 gives MKFTSDCRPTLFIVHLCLTLIVLVQGKYTDDKDWLSKVVNSLSLDETDRHSAGGIDASEVDAYMTPEHQNDPTEFPSEFLKPKRIGFGGLLCCNHPPTRPPSHKRDSLNDVYAVKSQLLASIFKDIVESSVNKENKFLKSYSYERWFG, from the exons ATGAAATTCACAAGTGACTGCAGGCCTACCCTCTTCATTGTTCATCTGTGTTTAACGTTGATAGTTCTAGTACAGGGAAAATACACAG ATGATAAAGATTGGCTGAGCAAGgttgtcaactctctatctCTAGATGAGACTGACAGACACTCTGCTGGAGGGATAGATGCGAGTGAAGTCGATGCTTACATGACGCCTGAACACCAGAATG ACCCTACTGAATTCCCATCTGAATTCCTAAAACCTAAAAGAATAGGATTTG GTGGTCTACTTTGTTGCAATCACCCGCCAAC ACGACCACCTTCGCATAAAAGAGATTCTTTAAACG ATGTCTATGCGGTCAAGAGTCAGCTTTTAGCGTCTATCTTCAAGGATATTGTTGAATCATCAgtaaacaaggaaaataaatttCTCAAAAGCTACAG
- the LOC106072354 gene encoding uncharacterized protein LOC106072354 isoform X6 yields the protein MKFTSDCRPTLFIVHLCLTLIVLVQGKYTDDKDWLSKVVNSLSLDETDRHSAGGIDASEVDAYMTPEHQNDPTEFPSEFLKPKRIGFGGLLCCNHPPTRPPSHKRDSLNDVYAVKSQLLASIFKDIVESSVNKENKFLKSYR from the exons ATGAAATTCACAAGTGACTGCAGGCCTACCCTCTTCATTGTTCATCTGTGTTTAACGTTGATAGTTCTAGTACAGGGAAAATACACAG ATGATAAAGATTGGCTGAGCAAGgttgtcaactctctatctCTAGATGAGACTGACAGACACTCTGCTGGAGGGATAGATGCGAGTGAAGTCGATGCTTACATGACGCCTGAACACCAGAATG ACCCTACTGAATTCCCATCTGAATTCCTAAAACCTAAAAGAATAGGATTTG GTGGTCTACTTTGTTGCAATCACCCGCCAAC ACGACCACCTTCGCATAAAAGAGATTCTTTAAACG ATGTCTATGCGGTCAAGAGTCAGCTTTTAGCGTCTATCTTCAAGGATATTGTTGAATCATCAgtaaacaaggaaaataaatttCTCAAAAGCTACAG